taaaaatgcaacagtaagtgaaataaaaatccaactGGCTCCTCCATCTTGTTATTAGTAGGTGTGTTGCAGAATTGATATAacagaaagataaataaataattaaatttgtttggcACAAAGATACTATAATTACAGTCCTCCATATACCCAAGATGTGTTTAACCAAATTACTATATTTGGATTaggctaattaattaaagttgaGAATTTCATGGAACGTTTATATATCTTTCTTTGTCATCGTCTCTCATTCATAATGATTGAAAACAGAGCCTAAAACCacaatcttttatttatttattaacatataaaCCCACACCTCATTCAATCTGAGATACACGAATTCCTGACATGCAAACACCACACCACaacaattacattattattcaACACGATCATGCTCATATATCTTGATTGCTCAACCAGAGATGTCAATGGCCTTCACCTCTGCCTTCTTCACCTCCTCCTTTGGCACCGTCACTGTCAGCACCCCATTCTCCATTCCCGCCTTTACCTGATCTAACTTGGCATTCTCCGGCAGCCTGAACCGGCGGAGGAACTTCCCGCCGCTCCTCTCCACCCGGTGCCATTTCTCATTCTTCTCCTCCTGCTCTTTGCTTCTTTCCCCGCTTATCTGCAGAATTCTCCCATCCTCAACCTCCACCTTCACTTCCTCTTTCTTCAACCCAGGAACATCCACCTTGAACACATGGGATTCCGGCGTCTCTTTCCAGTCGATGCGGGCGTTGGCGATGGCAGTGGTTTCTCGAGCGGCGGTGGAGAAAGGGAAGCCCTCGAAGGGATCCCAGATATCCAACGAGAATGGATCGAAGACGTTGCTCCGGCGGTTGCCAAAGAAGCTTGGAATCAGAGACATTGTGCTAATATTTTGCAGTGCAAGAACAGAGAGAGAATAGGTTGGCTTGATTGATGAAGAGTGTGTTGTAAAGGATTCTTGTGGGCAGGCTTGTTACTTGTATGATCAAATCTTTGTTGTGGAATTTGGTTGAAAGAGCACGCTTTATTTATATGAGCTACAAGATGATTCTCGCGTTTTCTTGTATATTCTATGAATCACGCTTTCAGCTCCCCTCATCATCTTCTAGATAAACCTCGTTCCTTCCCCAAGCAtctgtacttttttttttttttccccctttttaatttatagagtcaataaattatataattatactaataaattgaacaaataaaaaacaccCTAATTcagattattatattaatataattaaaaattataaaataaaacaaacacttATATGTATGATAAGAATTCGAATTcatgatattaaatttattcataaaatctcaattatttttattaatgaggTCTAGAAAATTGAGGTTAATGATCTTACATGTTATGGGTTTGAATTTCACCTTTCCTACTGTAATGATAAGTATTAATTAAGTATtgcttatttaatattatcgatcaaactaatatttatttaaaaaaaaaaaaaaaaactcaattatATCCGGACATCATTGATGGTATGTATCTTCTGGATGGGCTTTGGTTTAAGCTATAACTTTTCCAGTTGGAGCGGTGGCAAAGACAATGGGAATATGGGCATTGTATTATTGCAGCCCATACCAAATGCATTCCACACCCTCATTACCCTCtaaacttattaaaaaaacttgcatgatttctcaaaaaatatactttctattaattaatcatagcaatttaatttatattttttatgatatatggataatattagataatgtagccaatataatataaaatttctaaaatattaattatgtgaaaacatacattttattagtgctaaattatttgaaaattatagtattaactttaaatgtgaaattttgaaaataaaaaataaagttgaatttgtTACGAAAAACCAAAAGAAGTAGAAACACCCCAAAATGCTTCAAGTGTCCTTTTTAGTAAGTTTCGAaagtaaaaattgagaaattaacACTTAATTCTTTTAAGGCTGGATCTGATtgtaattatagaattaacGATTAACTTCACTGGTCTCAACAACCAATCATCAACATATATCTAAAACAAGCTGCCTTGTTTGTTAAGGTATCATATCTCAAACATGTTACATGACTTCAATTTCTTATGAAATCTCTGCACTCATAATTTGTTATACATTTTTCCAAATCCCAGGTACATTCTGCACTGCACAACCTTCATTAGAGTTCAAATTAAGAGTTCCAACATTTGAATACTCAAATGTCCAATTTCtctgtttttaattttccaactATGCACATATTCAATTCATATATAGACGTTTAATTTCTGAGTAGGGAGTTTGTATTTATTCAAGAAAGCAAATGCTGAGATCATACAATTTAGAATACATAAAATTCCACACTTTATTCCATTCTTACATTCTCAACATTACATATCCAACTCGGTACAAATCCCATAATCGTAAATGAAAAAC
The window above is part of the Sesamum indicum cultivar Zhongzhi No. 13 linkage group LG7, S_indicum_v1.0, whole genome shotgun sequence genome. Proteins encoded here:
- the LOC105167110 gene encoding 18.2 kDa class I heat shock protein-like, which produces MSLIPSFFGNRRSNVFDPFSLDIWDPFEGFPFSTAARETTAIANARIDWKETPESHVFKVDVPGLKKEEVKVEVEDGRILQISGERSKEQEEKNEKWHRVERSGGKFLRRFRLPENAKLDQVKAGMENGVLTVTVPKEEVKKAEVKAIDISG